A window of Desulfovibrionales bacterium contains these coding sequences:
- a CDS encoding MFS transporter, producing MLATLRDKQIFGWAMYDFANSAFATTILAVIFNKYFALEVAGGERGVFVAGLHIHGATLFAVIVSLSMAVSALTAPILGAIADFSQRKKAFLAGFCYTGIIFTALLYLVHPGDVRSGAFFFIMANIGFSGGNAFYNAFLPQMTTPANVGRVSGLGWAFGYIGGAALLVLNLFMLNGLYIPGAGRITFTVQACFLSVAIWWALFSLPTFLWVREKKTDRKRVKVGDTPGRDRSYAAIGLARVKRTLSRIKKFRALSLFLIAFLFYNDGIETIVVMTSVFAAEVVGMQTREIIFLFLFIQAVAFIGSIFFGYVSDRLGHKRTILCTLFIWVIAVIWAFFLGWLLEARQEFWIICFLAGLVLGGSQAASRALQCLLTPVSHAAEFFGFFAISGRFASIFGPLSYGLLIYLTGSLRWGILSVAVFFIIGAIILLQVDEKAGMAEKAGYEEQLSSNMGITS from the coding sequence ATGCTGGCGACCTTGCGCGACAAACAGATCTTCGGCTGGGCAATGTATGACTTTGCCAATTCGGCCTTTGCCACCACTATCCTGGCGGTGATCTTTAACAAATATTTTGCCCTGGAGGTAGCCGGGGGAGAAAGGGGGGTCTTCGTCGCCGGGCTGCACATCCATGGGGCGACACTTTTTGCCGTTATCGTATCGCTTAGTATGGCTGTCTCCGCCCTCACCGCCCCCATCCTGGGCGCGATAGCCGATTTTTCACAACGCAAAAAGGCATTCCTGGCCGGATTCTGCTATACCGGGATTATATTTACCGCCCTCCTGTACCTGGTGCACCCCGGAGATGTCCGGTCAGGGGCGTTTTTTTTCATCATGGCCAATATCGGGTTTTCCGGCGGCAACGCCTTTTACAATGCCTTTCTGCCACAGATGACCACGCCCGCCAATGTCGGCCGCGTCTCCGGTCTGGGATGGGCCTTCGGCTACATAGGAGGCGCCGCCCTACTGGTACTAAACCTATTTATGCTGAACGGCCTCTATATCCCCGGAGCAGGCCGTATAACATTTACCGTACAGGCCTGTTTTCTCTCCGTGGCCATCTGGTGGGCATTGTTTTCCTTGCCTACTTTTCTATGGGTTCGAGAGAAGAAAACGGATAGGAAAAGGGTTAAAGTCGGAGATACGCCGGGGCGTGACAGGAGTTACGCGGCTATCGGCCTCGCCCGGGTAAAACGCACCCTCTCCCGGATCAAAAAGTTCCGCGCATTATCCTTATTTCTCATCGCCTTCCTATTCTATAATGACGGCATAGAAACCATCGTTGTTATGACCTCTGTCTTTGCCGCCGAGGTGGTGGGGATGCAGACCCGGGAGATCATCTTTCTCTTTCTCTTTATCCAGGCAGTGGCCTTTATCGGCTCCATATTCTTCGGCTATGTCAGCGATCGTCTGGGCCACAAACGAACCATACTCTGCACCCTCTTTATCTGGGTGATAGCCGTGATCTGGGCCTTTTTTCTGGGATGGCTTCTGGAAGCACGGCAAGAATTCTGGATTATCTGTTTTCTGGCCGGGCTGGTGCTGGGAGGAAGTCAGGCGGCATCCCGTGCCCTGCAATGCCTGCTTACACCTGTCTCACACGCGGCGGAATTCTTCGGATTCTTTGCTATCTCCGGCCGTTTTGCCTCTATTTTCGGCCCCCTGTCTTACGGCCTTCTGATCTACCTTACCGGAAGCCTGCGTTGGGGGATATTGTCCGTGGCAGTCTTCTTTATCATCGGGGCCATAATATTATTACAGGTAGATGAAAAGGCGGGGATGGCGGAAAAGGCAGGTTATGAAGAACAATTATCCTCTAATATGGGGATAACTTCGTGA
- a CDS encoding 4Fe-4S dicluster domain-containing protein — translation MSEHHEVASKEKYGMVIDLDKCTGCGTCTVACLSENNHYVREDESDKLHSVTWMKVYKVTNGAPFPNTKVAFIPRPCMHCDHHTPCVSVCPVMATDYNPLTGIVSQIYTRCIGCRYCVGACPYHARYFNWWDPVWPEGMHKLLNPDMSPRMRGVVEKCSFCNHRQQKAKDKAYVEGRKELKDGEYVTACAEACPTGAITFGNMKDPESAVAKLIKSPGAFRLLEKLGTEPKVYYLSSESWIRELADNALGRKRTGGLA, via the coding sequence ATGAGTGAGCATCATGAGGTCGCCAGCAAAGAAAAATACGGCATGGTTATTGACCTGGATAAGTGTACGGGCTGTGGCACATGTACGGTAGCCTGTCTTTCAGAGAATAACCATTACGTTCGGGAAGATGAGTCGGATAAACTCCATAGCGTTACCTGGATGAAGGTCTATAAGGTGACGAACGGCGCGCCGTTTCCAAATACAAAGGTGGCTTTCATCCCGCGTCCCTGTATGCACTGCGATCACCATACACCGTGCGTTTCAGTGTGCCCGGTCATGGCTACAGACTACAATCCGTTAACCGGCATTGTCAGTCAGATTTACACCAGATGTATAGGTTGCCGGTACTGCGTTGGGGCCTGCCCTTACCATGCCCGATATTTCAACTGGTGGGATCCGGTATGGCCGGAAGGCATGCATAAATTATTGAACCCGGATATGTCCCCGCGTATGCGCGGTGTGGTGGAGAAATGCAGCTTTTGCAATCACCGGCAACAAAAGGCCAAAGATAAAGCCTACGTGGAAGGCCGGAAGGAACTGAAGGATGGCGAATATGTGACCGCCTGCGCCGAGGCCTGTCCCACCGGGGCTATTACCTTCGGTAACATGAAAGATCCGGAAAGCGCCGTAGCCAAACTTATTAAGAGTCCGGGGGCCTTCCGGTTGCTTGAGAAGCTGGGCACTGAGCCGAAGGTCTATTATTTGAGCAGTGAGTCCTGGATCAGAGAATTAGCGGATAATGCGTTGGGGAGAAAGAGGACGGGCGGTCTGGCTTAA
- a CDS encoding DUF748 domain-containing protein, with amino-acid sequence MRLPQRFKSAAFYKKAFLGVLIGLFIFTVVGFFVLPPILKSLLIEKLSEELHREVIIREIKVNPFALSLGVKGFAVKELGGSETFISFEELFANLQSVSIFKKGLIFKEIRLQKPYLNVKRNADKTYNFSDLLGPDREKETTKSKPLRFSLNNIQILNGSVDFWDGPKQTRHKVRDLSIAIPFISNLPYLAEEYVKPSFEAEINNHPVSLKGKSKPFADSHETTLDVNIKHLDIPYYLAYIPSEMNFKVLSGYLDMMTTIYYVQYSEKEPSINIKGNLELKELKVRDHEDEFLNVPVINVRDLGIDPVKKQVVVGNFSTQDGIVTVRHAKDGTLNLQTLLPPSDEKAEKPWLALLNKLLVEKYTVRFQDMKPYRTVKLSAEKLRLEMEHVSTAKDSMASTALSFTLGRKGSVSATGSIGIDPAFADIKLDVRGIDITPLQPYFTDKIKIIVTDGNINAKGNLSAGYSKASRMKLIYRGDAAVSSFSSIDKADGDDFLKCKSLYLNKVDVAYDPLYVKINGIALTDFYSRLVINADGSLNVQNIMEAQGEKAQGQDKPGLDKEEKTGKLIKIEKLTLQGGTVNFTDKSIKPTYTANLLKIGGRISGLSSEETKLADVDVRSKLENYAPIEITGKINPLKKDLYVDLKVDFKDIEMGPFTPYSGKHMGYTIEKGKLFLNLQYLIVKRKLDSQNRIFLDRFTLGNRVESPDATKLPVRLAIALLKNRNGEINLDIPVTGSLDDPKFRVGRIIIKIILNILEKAATAPFALLGAIFGGGEELSYVEFDYGSPDISEHEIKKLDTLIKALYERPSLKLEITGHVDTEKDREGLRKYIFDKKIRAQKLKDMIKEGQTAISVDEIKIEGSEYAKYLKKAYKNEKFPKPRNIIGIAKDLPVPEMEKLIFTHIEVKDDDLRLLASQRALKVKDYILKSKQIEQEKIFLVEPKTLQPENKESLKNSRVDFKLK; translated from the coding sequence GTGAGACTGCCACAACGATTCAAATCGGCCGCCTTTTACAAAAAGGCCTTTCTAGGTGTACTCATAGGACTTTTTATCTTTACGGTAGTAGGCTTCTTTGTCCTGCCTCCTATCCTAAAATCACTCCTGATAGAGAAACTTTCTGAGGAACTCCACCGCGAAGTTATTATCCGGGAAATAAAGGTCAACCCTTTTGCGCTTTCATTGGGAGTAAAAGGTTTTGCCGTCAAAGAGCTTGGCGGTTCCGAAACGTTCATCTCTTTTGAGGAACTGTTTGCTAATCTTCAGAGTGTTTCCATCTTTAAAAAAGGTCTAATCTTTAAGGAGATAAGGCTTCAAAAGCCGTATCTGAATGTCAAAAGAAATGCAGACAAGACATATAATTTTTCCGATCTTTTGGGGCCGGATAGAGAGAAAGAGACTACAAAATCAAAACCGCTGAGGTTTTCGTTAAACAATATACAGATACTGAACGGCAGTGTAGATTTTTGGGACGGGCCGAAACAAACTCGCCATAAGGTAAGGGATCTAAGCATAGCGATCCCTTTTATCTCAAACCTGCCGTACCTTGCCGAAGAATATGTAAAACCGTCCTTTGAAGCGGAAATCAATAATCACCCTGTATCACTTAAGGGGAAGTCAAAGCCTTTTGCAGACTCACACGAGACGACGCTTGATGTAAATATAAAACATCTGGATATCCCATACTATCTCGCCTATATCCCTTCCGAGATGAACTTCAAGGTGCTGTCTGGATACCTTGATATGATGACCACCATTTATTATGTACAGTATAGTGAGAAGGAACCGTCGATCAACATAAAAGGCAATCTGGAGTTAAAGGAATTAAAGGTCCGGGACCATGAGGATGAATTTCTCAATGTACCGGTAATCAACGTCAGAGACCTTGGGATCGATCCTGTAAAAAAACAGGTCGTAGTCGGTAATTTCTCCACACAGGACGGCATTGTGACGGTCAGGCACGCAAAGGACGGAACGTTGAATCTGCAAACACTGTTACCCCCTTCTGATGAAAAGGCGGAAAAACCATGGCTTGCGTTACTGAATAAACTGCTTGTAGAAAAATATACGGTCAGGTTTCAGGACATGAAACCGTATCGAACCGTCAAACTGTCCGCAGAGAAACTCAGGCTTGAGATGGAACATGTCTCCACCGCAAAAGACAGCATGGCCTCAACCGCTCTTTCATTTACTCTTGGCAGAAAGGGCTCAGTTTCCGCAACCGGTTCAATAGGCATAGACCCTGCGTTTGCAGATATAAAACTTGATGTAAGGGGTATCGATATCACCCCCCTTCAGCCCTATTTTACAGATAAGATAAAAATAATAGTGACCGACGGCAATATCAACGCTAAAGGGAATCTTTCAGCCGGTTATTCAAAGGCTTCCAGGATGAAACTTATATACAGGGGTGATGCCGCAGTATCGAGCTTTTCATCCATTGACAAGGCCGATGGTGATGATTTTCTGAAATGTAAATCCCTTTACCTTAATAAAGTCGATGTGGCATACGATCCTTTATATGTCAAAATCAATGGTATTGCGCTTACAGATTTCTATTCACGCCTGGTAATAAATGCTGACGGCTCTCTCAATGTTCAGAACATAATGGAAGCTCAAGGTGAAAAAGCGCAGGGTCAGGATAAACCCGGGCTTGATAAAGAAGAAAAAACGGGCAAGCTGATAAAGATAGAGAAGTTAACCCTTCAGGGTGGAACGGTTAATTTTACAGACAAATCCATCAAGCCGACATATACCGCCAATCTACTAAAAATCGGGGGCAGGATATCAGGCCTATCATCCGAGGAGACCAAACTGGCGGATGTTGACGTCAGAAGCAAACTTGAGAACTATGCGCCGATCGAGATCACGGGCAAGATAAACCCACTGAAGAAAGACCTGTATGTTGATTTAAAAGTGGACTTCAAGGATATTGAAATGGGCCCTTTCACCCCTTATTCAGGGAAACACATGGGCTATACAATAGAGAAGGGGAAACTGTTTCTTAATCTGCAGTACCTGATAGTAAAGAGAAAGCTTGATTCCCAGAATCGTATCTTCCTTGACCGGTTTACGCTCGGCAATAGGGTCGAGAGTCCCGATGCCACAAAGTTGCCTGTCAGGCTTGCGATCGCCCTTCTTAAAAACAGAAATGGGGAAATAAATCTCGACATCCCTGTTACCGGGTCGCTCGACGATCCGAAATTCCGCGTCGGCAGGATAATAATAAAAATTATTCTGAATATCCTCGAAAAGGCGGCCACGGCCCCCTTCGCGCTCCTCGGGGCGATTTTCGGAGGAGGGGAGGAACTCAGTTACGTGGAGTTCGATTACGGCAGTCCCGATATAAGCGAACATGAAATCAAAAAACTTGACACCCTTATCAAGGCATTATATGAGAGGCCGTCACTGAAACTTGAAATAACAGGACACGTGGACACCGAGAAGGACAGGGAAGGGCTGCGAAAGTATATTTTCGATAAAAAGATAAGGGCGCAGAAATTAAAGGATATGATTAAAGAAGGGCAGACAGCGATATCTGTAGATGAGATTAAGATAGAGGGGTCCGAATATGCGAAATATCTGAAGAAGGCATATAAAAACGAGAAGTTTCCAAAGCCCAGGAATATCATCGGCATCGCCAAAGACCTGCCTGTGCCCGAGATGGAAAAGTTGATCTTTACGCATATCGAAGTGAAAGATGATGACCTTCGGCTGTTAGCCTCACAACGTGCGTTGAAGGTCAAGGATTACATCCTGAAATCCAAGCAGATCGAACAGGAAAAGATTTTTCTGGTCGAGCCGAAGACCCTTCAGCCGGAGAATAAGGAATCATTAAAAAACAGCCGGGTTGACTTTAAGCTTAAATAG
- a CDS encoding HAD-IA family hydrolase: protein MIKVVVFDCDGVMFDSREANRAFYNHILAAFGRKEMTEEELFYVHMHTADASIAHLFRGREELESAQQYRLDTDYTPFLPLMIMDPGLKEFLRYLQPKYRVAIATNRTTTMDKLLEIFELKSRFDMVVSALDVANSKPHPEPLLKIMDRFKVLPQEVIYIGDSELDEKAAGAAGIRLIAYKNKGLKAAYHVDSFHEVIPILEDNCSS, encoded by the coding sequence ATGATTAAGGTAGTTGTGTTTGACTGCGACGGGGTCATGTTTGATTCACGGGAGGCCAACCGGGCCTTTTATAATCATATATTGGCGGCCTTCGGACGTAAGGAGATGACCGAAGAAGAACTATTTTATGTACACATGCACACGGCCGATGCCTCTATAGCTCATCTTTTTCGAGGCAGGGAAGAACTGGAGTCAGCGCAGCAGTATCGGCTTGACACGGATTATACCCCATTTCTTCCCCTGATGATAATGGACCCCGGATTGAAGGAGTTTTTAAGGTATCTGCAACCGAAGTACAGGGTGGCTATTGCCACTAATCGGACCACAACCATGGATAAGCTCCTCGAGATTTTTGAACTCAAAAGTCGTTTTGATATGGTGGTTTCAGCCCTGGATGTCGCCAATTCCAAGCCACATCCCGAACCCCTGCTGAAGATAATGGACAGGTTTAAGGTCTTGCCTCAAGAGGTTATTTATATCGGTGATTCGGAGCTGGACGAAAAAGCGGCCGGCGCCGCCGGTATTCGCCTTATAGCCTACAAAAATAAAGGGTTAAAGGCGGCCTATCATGTGGATAGTTTTCACGAAGTTATCCCCATATTAGAGGATAATTGTTCTTCATAA
- a CDS encoding molybdopterin-dependent oxidoreductase: MKLDRRGFLKFAAGGVIGTLATPIPWDLLDESAKFTDLWAPEPAKGPSSFVHSTCRLCPGGCGITLRLVEDKSGRDEWRGWHHKEFIDRRRLPAVPLRAVKIAGNPDHPVNRGGICPLGAAGLQLLYGTNRITAPLKRTNPKGEGEAAWEKITWDEALNIVTGKLREIREAGNSHTVACILDNKKGLTAELIDRFFRAYGSPNVITMPSQEDVETVGLSLMQGTGGHLAYDLENSKYVLSFGAALLEGWGAPVHNMMVFGKWQEANEHTLVQIEPNCSITASKADKWLAVKPGTEAALALGMANVIVTEGLYDHSSVARCQGFEGFKALLESEYDPRKVSEITGIPTVVIANTARAFAVTRPAVAVYGRGQGVMSGNLAEFMSIYSLNALVGSIGAKGGVVVQREVPFSSWLALATDAVAQQGLAQPRIDGEGGEIKHGVCMAHNLTAALKSGAVNALVVHEANPCYALPRANKFEEAAAKVPFVVALTSCMNETARSADIILPVASYLERLEDVTSAARVPYASMSLTRPVLANVPEARHPGDVFLTLARAIGGSVSSSLPWDNFEALLKEKVGGIFASRRGRIGDQEVAMLGSSDELWEGLNAGKCWYEDPIFGGGGLTFSPQGRTPRLEPVSWMKASREFPVLLVAYENINIANRRAVDTLPYLTKNIDNTVLQKHDLLVRVNPETAGRLRLVEGDAATVQCPAGRLSVRVHMDVGMMPDVIGIPLGLGHSNDDPFLTGKGVNAYEVLEPELDPVTGLAVWWGTRAKLIKV; the protein is encoded by the coding sequence ATGAAATTAGATCGTAGAGGATTCCTGAAATTTGCTGCTGGGGGTGTGATAGGGACCTTGGCCACGCCCATACCCTGGGACCTGCTCGATGAATCGGCTAAATTTACCGACCTTTGGGCCCCGGAGCCCGCAAAGGGACCGTCTTCATTTGTTCATAGCACCTGCCGGCTTTGCCCGGGAGGCTGCGGTATAACTCTGCGGCTGGTTGAGGACAAATCGGGCCGCGATGAGTGGCGGGGCTGGCATCATAAAGAATTTATAGACAGGCGCAGGCTTCCGGCAGTGCCGCTTCGGGCGGTTAAGATTGCCGGTAACCCTGACCACCCGGTAAACCGCGGCGGGATTTGCCCGCTGGGAGCGGCCGGCTTGCAGCTCTTATACGGGACAAACCGTATAACCGCTCCGCTTAAGAGGACAAATCCCAAGGGAGAAGGTGAGGCCGCATGGGAAAAGATTACCTGGGATGAAGCCCTCAATATAGTGACCGGAAAATTAAGGGAAATACGGGAAGCTGGCAATTCGCATACGGTAGCCTGTATCCTGGATAACAAAAAAGGACTGACCGCGGAATTAATAGACCGGTTTTTCCGCGCCTATGGTTCTCCCAACGTGATTACTATGCCCTCACAGGAGGATGTCGAGACCGTAGGCCTGTCATTGATGCAGGGAACAGGCGGGCACCTGGCCTATGACCTGGAAAACAGCAAGTACGTCTTGTCCTTTGGGGCGGCATTGCTGGAGGGCTGGGGCGCCCCGGTCCATAACATGATGGTGTTTGGAAAATGGCAGGAGGCGAATGAGCATACCCTGGTCCAGATAGAACCAAACTGTTCCATTACTGCCTCCAAGGCTGATAAATGGCTGGCGGTAAAACCGGGGACTGAGGCTGCCTTGGCCTTGGGCATGGCCAACGTCATTGTTACGGAAGGGTTATATGACCATTCATCCGTCGCACGTTGCCAGGGATTTGAAGGATTCAAGGCGCTCCTTGAGAGTGAATATGATCCCCGTAAAGTCTCAGAGATAACGGGGATTCCAACGGTAGTTATTGCCAACACAGCCCGTGCCTTTGCCGTGACGAGGCCTGCGGTTGCGGTCTATGGCCGCGGCCAGGGAGTGATGTCCGGCAACCTGGCGGAATTTATGAGCATCTATAGCCTCAATGCCTTGGTGGGCAGTATCGGCGCAAAGGGCGGGGTGGTTGTACAGCGGGAGGTGCCGTTTAGTTCCTGGCTGGCGCTGGCAACAGATGCGGTAGCCCAGCAGGGACTCGCCCAGCCACGGATCGATGGGGAAGGCGGGGAGATTAAACATGGCGTTTGCATGGCGCATAACTTGACCGCAGCGCTTAAGAGCGGCGCGGTTAATGCCCTGGTAGTCCACGAAGCCAATCCGTGCTATGCGCTGCCCAGGGCCAATAAGTTCGAGGAAGCGGCGGCGAAAGTGCCCTTTGTGGTGGCCCTTACGAGTTGTATGAATGAAACCGCCCGGTCGGCAGATATTATTTTGCCGGTTGCTTCTTATCTGGAAAGGCTGGAGGATGTAACTTCGGCGGCCCGGGTTCCTTACGCCTCCATGAGTTTGACCCGGCCCGTTCTGGCTAATGTGCCTGAGGCCAGGCACCCCGGAGATGTCTTTCTGACTTTGGCCAGGGCCATAGGCGGAAGCGTCAGTAGCTCGCTTCCCTGGGATAACTTCGAGGCCTTGCTCAAGGAAAAAGTCGGTGGGATTTTTGCCTCCAGACGCGGCCGGATCGGAGATCAGGAAGTGGCCATGCTCGGCTCGTCAGATGAGCTATGGGAAGGTCTCAATGCCGGGAAGTGCTGGTATGAGGATCCGATATTTGGAGGCGGGGGGCTTACATTTAGTCCTCAGGGCCGGACGCCGCGCCTTGAGCCGGTAAGCTGGATGAAGGCTTCTCGAGAGTTTCCGGTGCTTTTAGTGGCTTATGAGAATATCAATATAGCAAATCGCAGGGCAGTGGACACGTTGCCCTATCTAACAAAAAATATCGATAACACTGTCCTTCAGAAACATGACCTTTTGGTTCGGGTAAATCCGGAGACGGCCGGCCGGTTGAGACTGGTTGAAGGGGATGCGGCCACAGTTCAATGTCCTGCCGGAAGATTATCAGTTCGTGTTCACATGGATGTGGGTATGATGCCGGATGTTATCGGCATCCCCCTCGGACTGGGGCATAGCAACGATGACCCGTTTTTGACCGGAAAAGGCGTTAATGCCTATGAGGTACTCGAGCCGGAATTAGACCCGGTGACTGGCCTGGCTGTGTGGTGGGGAACGCGGGCTAAACTTATAAAAGTATGA
- the nadB gene encoding L-aspartate oxidase: MEIKTDFLVIGSGIAGLSFALKAARYGEVTIITKKAMMDTSTNLAQGGIAVVTGPDDSFELHIADTLRSGDGLSRPDVVELVVKEAPERIKELVDIGVQFTTRPENQTYFDLGKEGGHSRRRIVHAQDLTGQEIERALVARTRENPRITIYENHIAIDLLTRGKLLKKKGKNNQETCFGAYVLDTQTGSIHTFRSRITLLCTGGAGKVYLYTSNPDIATGDGMAMAYRAGARMANMEFVQFHPTCLYHPKAKNFLISEAVRGEGGILIDKHGRAFMEKYDPLKDLALRDTVARAIDAELKKSGDDCVYLDISHRPADFIRNRFPNIYQKCLSLGVDITKEPIPVVPAAHYMCGGILTDIYARSSISGLYAIGETACTGLHGANRLASNSLLEAVVFAYQALLSSIEEIGPKSSYTPPSVPPWDPGGAVDLQESVLISHNWDGIRRLMWNYVGIVRTDKRLALAQKRLEFIQKEIQQHYWDYIITGDFLELRNLATVAELIVTCALLRKESRGLHYNLDHPSKDDTHYKKDTIIWRQ; this comes from the coding sequence GTGGAAATTAAAACTGATTTTTTGGTCATCGGCAGCGGTATTGCCGGACTCAGCTTTGCCTTGAAAGCGGCGCGTTATGGTGAGGTAACAATCATCACCAAAAAAGCCATGATGGATACCAGCACCAATCTCGCCCAGGGGGGAATTGCCGTGGTCACAGGCCCGGACGACTCCTTTGAACTGCATATCGCAGATACCCTGCGCTCGGGAGATGGCCTGTCTCGTCCGGATGTAGTGGAGCTGGTCGTAAAGGAGGCCCCGGAAAGGATCAAAGAGTTAGTGGATATCGGGGTACAATTTACTACACGGCCGGAAAACCAGACATACTTTGACCTGGGCAAGGAAGGCGGTCACTCCCGCCGGCGTATCGTCCATGCCCAGGATCTCACCGGACAGGAGATCGAGCGGGCCCTTGTAGCCAGGACCAGAGAAAATCCGCGCATCACCATCTATGAAAACCATATTGCTATCGACCTCCTGACCAGGGGCAAGCTGTTAAAGAAAAAGGGTAAAAACAACCAGGAGACCTGCTTTGGGGCCTACGTTCTGGACACCCAAACAGGGTCAATCCATACCTTTCGGTCCAGGATAACCCTCCTCTGCACGGGCGGGGCCGGAAAGGTTTACCTCTACACCAGCAATCCGGACATCGCCACGGGGGACGGCATGGCCATGGCCTACCGGGCCGGGGCCAGGATGGCCAACATGGAATTTGTTCAATTTCATCCCACCTGCCTCTATCACCCCAAGGCCAAGAACTTTCTTATCTCAGAGGCCGTCCGGGGGGAAGGAGGTATCCTGATTGATAAACACGGACGGGCCTTTATGGAAAAATATGATCCCCTGAAAGACCTGGCCCTGCGGGATACTGTGGCCCGCGCTATAGATGCCGAGCTCAAGAAGAGCGGCGATGATTGCGTCTATCTGGATATCAGTCACCGCCCGGCGGATTTTATCAGGAATCGTTTCCCCAATATTTATCAGAAATGTCTCTCCCTGGGCGTTGACATCACCAAAGAACCCATTCCGGTTGTACCCGCCGCCCATTACATGTGTGGAGGTATATTAACCGATATTTATGCCCGGAGCAGTATCAGCGGCCTTTACGCCATAGGCGAGACCGCCTGCACCGGGCTACATGGGGCAAATCGCCTGGCCTCTAATTCTCTGCTGGAAGCGGTCGTCTTTGCCTATCAGGCCTTACTTTCATCCATCGAAGAGATAGGGCCTAAATCTTCCTATACCCCGCCCTCAGTTCCGCCCTGGGATCCGGGTGGAGCCGTGGACCTGCAGGAATCGGTACTTATATCTCACAACTGGGACGGGATACGCCGTCTCATGTGGAACTATGTAGGCATTGTGCGGACAGACAAACGCCTGGCCCTGGCCCAAAAACGTCTCGAGTTTATACAAAAAGAGATACAGCAACATTACTGGGATTACATAATAACCGGGGATTTCTTAGAACTGCGCAACCTGGCCACTGTAGCGGAATTGATCGTCACCTGTGCCCTCCTGCGTAAGGAAAGCCGGGGGCTGCATTATAATCTTGACCACCCTTCTAAAGACGACACTCATTATAAGAAAGACACCATAATCTGGCGGCAATAA
- the nrfD gene encoding polysulfide reductase NrfD yields MDRAWIPEGVQRCGAGAFFSWMALWLFVLGAAVSTALLILWKGLNQTNMNDYFGFGAWITVDLGVIALGAGAFFSGFLTYVVRVKELKALINFAVIIGFICYSSALLILTLDIGQPLRGWFGYWFPNIHSMLTEVIFCITLYFTVLTIEYVPLILENRKIYANPVAHTLSHNFHEAMAIFAAIGTFLSFFHQGSLGGMYGVMYARPFAFREGFFVWPWTFFLFIFSAISTGPTFTVLVTMILQKVTKKRLVPRESLSVLAKIAGWLLCGYVIAKTVDTYYWATHILPARGLTFAEQYHGYQYGMWLPFVEIGLCGVIPALILIIRRLRENDKWLALACVLASTGVVLNRFIFTVQTLAMPVYPFDKWYTYFPSWQEWMTSLAVIAYGALIISLSYRYLPVFPYERDLNPPAR; encoded by the coding sequence ATGGATCGTGCATGGATACCAGAAGGGGTTCAAAGATGTGGCGCCGGGGCCTTTTTTTCATGGATGGCGCTTTGGTTGTTCGTGCTGGGCGCTGCCGTAAGTACAGCCCTGTTGATACTCTGGAAGGGCCTGAATCAGACGAATATGAATGATTACTTCGGGTTCGGCGCCTGGATCACTGTCGATCTAGGGGTGATCGCCCTTGGCGCCGGGGCCTTTTTCAGCGGCTTTCTTACCTACGTGGTACGGGTAAAGGAACTCAAGGCCCTTATTAATTTTGCCGTTATCATCGGGTTCATCTGTTACAGCAGCGCTCTATTGATACTGACCCTGGATATCGGCCAGCCACTTCGGGGTTGGTTCGGTTACTGGTTCCCCAACATCCACTCCATGCTGACCGAAGTTATCTTTTGCATCACCCTGTATTTTACGGTTTTGACTATTGAGTACGTACCCTTAATCCTCGAAAACCGGAAGATCTACGCTAATCCGGTGGCACACACCCTGAGCCACAATTTTCATGAGGCCATGGCCATCTTTGCGGCCATAGGCACATTCCTTTCCTTCTTCCATCAAGGTTCTTTGGGCGGCATGTATGGTGTAATGTATGCCCGGCCTTTTGCCTTCCGGGAAGGCTTTTTTGTCTGGCCGTGGACATTTTTTCTCTTTATCTTCTCGGCGATTTCCACCGGACCGACGTTCACCGTTCTTGTCACCATGATCTTGCAGAAGGTGACCAAAAAACGGCTGGTGCCGCGGGAGTCGCTTTCCGTCCTGGCCAAGATAGCCGGTTGGTTGCTTTGCGGTTATGTTATTGCGAAGACAGTGGATACCTATTACTGGGCTACGCATATCCTCCCGGCTAGAGGGCTTACCTTTGCCGAGCAGTACCATGGATACCAGTATGGTATGTGGCTGCCGTTCGTAGAGATTGGTTTGTGTGGTGTAATCCCGGCCCTTATCCTTATCATCCGCCGCCTGCGCGAGAATGACAAATGGCTGGCACTTGCCTGTGTCCTGGCTTCGACTGGCGTGGTTCTTAACCGCTTTATCTTTACTGTGCAGACGCTGGCCATGCCCGTGTATCCATTTGACAAGTGGTATACCTACTTCCCGAGCTGGCAGGAATGGATGACCTCACTGGCCGTAATTGCTTATGGCGCCTTGATTATCTCTCTTTCCTATCGTTACCTGCCGGTATTTCCGTATGAAAGGGATTTGAATCCGCCGGCCAGATAG